A single Ornithodoros turicata isolate Travis unplaced genomic scaffold, ASM3712646v1 Chromosome41, whole genome shotgun sequence DNA region contains:
- the LOC135374044 gene encoding uncharacterized protein LOC135374044, producing the protein MTEASQESTSRVFLLQKRKSFRQRLTTVLNEAEQAMQVVGSSQDHTTRCEVLLERIVKFSASLDDVDRKLESMFTVEEVEAELERMIDYQDRVTTITCLLKKHIVAQSLRAGSILESRNPGEQALPIGERSRTVGDSRHRPQLPKLELLKYNGSQEHWQEFWIRFESLVDIDASLSNNEKMSYLTAVLTGEAAASIKGLQLTGDMYDTAVSYRRDTDYHS; encoded by the coding sequence atgacggaggCGTCACAGGAATCGACTTCGAGGGTTTTCCTCCTGCAAAAGAGGAAGTCGTTTCGGCAGAGATTGACCACTGTACTGAATGAAGCCGAGCAAGCTATGCAGGTCGTTGGAAGCTCTCAGGATCACACCACTCGTTGTGAGGTACTGCTTGAGCGCATCGTCAAATTCTCAGCCAGCCTGGATGACGTGGACAGAAAGTTGGAGTCTATGTTTACAGTCGAGGAGGTTGAAGCCGAACTTGAGAGAATGATCGACTATCAAGACCGGGTAACCACCATCACCTGCTTACTGAAGAAACATATCGTCGCGCAGTCTTTGAGAGCTGGTTCCATACTGGAGTCCAGAAATCCTGGTGAGCAGGCGCTTCCCATTGGAGAACGTAGTCGAACTGTAGGAGATAGCCGTCACAGACCGCAGTTACCGAAGTTGGAACTCCTCAAATATAATGGCAGTCAAGAGCACTGGCAGGAATTTTGGATAAGGTTCGAGTCCCTGGTAGACATCGATGCTTCCTTGTCGAACAACGAGAAGATGTCCTACCTGACAGCGGTTCTTACTGGCGAGGCTGCAGCTTCAATAAAGGGCCTCCAGCTGACGGGAGATATGTACGACACTGCGGTGTCGTACCGACGTGACACCGACTACCACTCGTGA